Proteins encoded within one genomic window of Acomys russatus chromosome 5, mAcoRus1.1, whole genome shotgun sequence:
- the Septin1 gene encoding septin-1 isoform X1 gives MDKEYVGFAALPNQLHRKSVKKGFDFTLMVAGESGLGKSTLINSLFLTNLYEDRQMPDANARTKQTLTIERRGVEIEEGGVKVKLTLVDTPGFGDSVDCSDCWLPVVRFIEEQFEQYLRDESGLNRKNIQDSRVHCCLYFISPFGRGLRPLDVAFLRAVHEKVNIIPVIGKADALMPRETRVLKQKIRDQLKEEEISIYQFPECDSDEDEEFKRQNEEMKESIPFAVVGSCEVVRDGGTRPVRGRRYSWGTVEVENPHHCDFLNLRRMLVQTHLQDLKEVTHDLLYEGYRARCLQSLARPGARDRASRSKLSRQSATEIPLPMLPLADTEKLIREKDEEVRKHFFPSGQRPRSHSRSHAGFAGSHWLHSCFHSCAACKKCWRRCKPRCSRVKLRASSRMLCEILHHRLP, from the exons ATG GACAAGGAATATGTGGGCTTTGCTGCCCTCCCCAACCAACTGCACCGAAAGTCTGTCAAGAAGGGGTTTGATTTCACACTCATGGTGGCAG GAGAGTCAGGCCTGGGGAAATCTACCCTCATCAACAGCTTGTTCCTCACCAACCTCTACGAGGACCGGCAGATGCCAGATGCCAACG CTCGAACCAAACAAACCCTGACCATCGAGCGCCGGGGTGTGGAGATTGAGGAGGGGGGCGTCAAGGTGAAGCTGACCTTGGTGGACACACCTGGCTTCGGGGACTCCGTGGATTGCTCAGACtg CTGGCTGCCTGTGGTTCGATTCATCGAGGAGCAGTTTGAGCAGTACCTCAGGGACGAGAGCGGCTTGAACAGGAAGAACATCCAGGACTCCCGAGTCCACTGCTGCCTCTACTTCATCTCACCCTTCGGCAGAGG GCTCCGGCCCCTAGATGTGGCTTTCCTTCGCGCGGTGCATGAGAAAGTCAATATCATTCCAGTCATTGGCAAAGCAGATGCCCTGATGCCGAGGGAAACGCGGGTCCTCAAGCAGAAG ATCCGGGAccagctgaaggaggaggagatcaGCATCTACCAGTTCCCAGAGTGTGACTCTGATGAGGACGAAGAATTCAAGAGGCAGAACGAAGAGATGAAG GAAAGCATCCCTTTCGCAGTCGTCGGTTCATGTGAAGTGGTGAGGGATGGCGGAACCCGACCAGTGAGGGGACGCCGCTACTCCTGGGGTACCGTGGAGG TGGAGAATCCACATCACTGCGATTTCCTGAACCTGAGGCGGATGCTGGTGCAGACCCACCTTCAGGACTTGAAAGAGGTGACCCACGACCTGCTCTACGAGGGCTACCGGGCTCGCTGCCTACAGAGTCTGGCTCGACCTGGGGCCCGGGATCGAGCCAGCCGTAG CAAGCTCTCCCGGCAGAGTGCCACAGAGATCCCGTTGCCCATGCTGCCCCTGGCCGACACTGAGAAGTTGATTCGTGAGAAAGACGAAGAGGTGAGGAAGCACTTCTTTCCCTCTGGTCAGCGCCCTAGATCCCATTCTAGATCCCATGCCGGCTTTGCCGGGTCCCACTGGCTGCACTCGTGTTTTCACAGCTGCGCCGCATGCAAGAAATGCTGGAGAAGATGCAAGCCCAGATGCAGCAGAGTCAAGCTCAGGGCGAGCAGTCGGATGCTCTGTGAGATCCTCCACCACCGCCTCCCCTAG
- the Septin1 gene encoding septin-1 isoform X2 has protein sequence MDKEYVGFAALPNQLHRKSVKKGFDFTLMVAGESGLGKSTLINSLFLTNLYEDRQMPDANARTKQTLTIERRGVEIEEGGVKVKLTLVDTPGFGDSVDCSDCWLPVVRFIEEQFEQYLRDESGLNRKNIQDSRVHCCLYFISPFGRGLRPLDVAFLRAVHEKVNIIPVIGKADALMPRETRVLKQKIRDQLKEEEISIYQFPECDSDEDEEFKRQNEEMKESIPFAVVGSCEVVRDGGTRPVRGRRYSWGTVEVENPHHCDFLNLRRMLVQTHLQDLKEVTHDLLYEGYRARCLQSLARPGARDRASRSKLSRQSATEIPLPMLPLADTEKLIREKDEELRRMQEMLEKMQAQMQQSQAQGEQSDAL, from the exons ATG GACAAGGAATATGTGGGCTTTGCTGCCCTCCCCAACCAACTGCACCGAAAGTCTGTCAAGAAGGGGTTTGATTTCACACTCATGGTGGCAG GAGAGTCAGGCCTGGGGAAATCTACCCTCATCAACAGCTTGTTCCTCACCAACCTCTACGAGGACCGGCAGATGCCAGATGCCAACG CTCGAACCAAACAAACCCTGACCATCGAGCGCCGGGGTGTGGAGATTGAGGAGGGGGGCGTCAAGGTGAAGCTGACCTTGGTGGACACACCTGGCTTCGGGGACTCCGTGGATTGCTCAGACtg CTGGCTGCCTGTGGTTCGATTCATCGAGGAGCAGTTTGAGCAGTACCTCAGGGACGAGAGCGGCTTGAACAGGAAGAACATCCAGGACTCCCGAGTCCACTGCTGCCTCTACTTCATCTCACCCTTCGGCAGAGG GCTCCGGCCCCTAGATGTGGCTTTCCTTCGCGCGGTGCATGAGAAAGTCAATATCATTCCAGTCATTGGCAAAGCAGATGCCCTGATGCCGAGGGAAACGCGGGTCCTCAAGCAGAAG ATCCGGGAccagctgaaggaggaggagatcaGCATCTACCAGTTCCCAGAGTGTGACTCTGATGAGGACGAAGAATTCAAGAGGCAGAACGAAGAGATGAAG GAAAGCATCCCTTTCGCAGTCGTCGGTTCATGTGAAGTGGTGAGGGATGGCGGAACCCGACCAGTGAGGGGACGCCGCTACTCCTGGGGTACCGTGGAGG TGGAGAATCCACATCACTGCGATTTCCTGAACCTGAGGCGGATGCTGGTGCAGACCCACCTTCAGGACTTGAAAGAGGTGACCCACGACCTGCTCTACGAGGGCTACCGGGCTCGCTGCCTACAGAGTCTGGCTCGACCTGGGGCCCGGGATCGAGCCAGCCGTAG CAAGCTCTCCCGGCAGAGTGCCACAGAGATCCCGTTGCCCATGCTGCCCCTGGCCGACACTGAGAAGTTGATTCGTGAGAAAGACGAAGAG CTGCGCCGCATGCAAGAAATGCTGGAGAAGATGCAAGCCCAGATGCAGCAGAGTCAAGCTCAGGGCGAGCAGTCGGATGCTCTGTGA
- the Myl11 gene encoding myosin regulatory light chain 11 — MAPKKAKRRAGAEGSSNVFSMFDQTQIQEFKEAFTVIDQNRDGIIDKEDLRDTFAAMGRLNVKNEELDAMMKEASGPINFTVFLTMFGEKLKGADPEDVITGAFKVLDPEGKGSIKKQFLEELLTTQCDRFSQEEIKNMWAAFPPDVGGNVDYKNICYVITHGDAKDQE, encoded by the exons ATG GCACCCAAGAAGGCCAAGAGAAGGGCGGGAGCAGAAGGGAGCTCCAATGTCTTCTCCATGTTCGACCAGACTCAGATCCAGGAGTTCaaggag gctTTCACTGTAATCGACCAGAACAGAGATGGTATCATCGACAAAGAGGATCTGCGCGACACCTTCGCAGCCATGG GCCGTCTCAACGTAAAGAACGAGGAGCTGGACGCCATGATGAAAGAAGCCAGCGGGCCCATCAACTTCACGGTCTTTCTGACCATGTTTGGGGAAAAACTTAAGG GTGCGGACCCTGAGGACGTCATCACCGGAGCCTTTAAGGTCCTGGACCCAGAAGGCAAGGGCAGCATCAAGAAGCAGTT CCTGGAGGAGCTGCTTACCACGCAGTGTGACCGATTTTCTCAGGAGGAG ATCAAGAACATGTGGGCAGCCTTTCCCCCAGATGTGGGCGGCAACGTAGACTACAAGAACATCTGCTATGTCATCACACACGGTGACGCTAAGGACCAGGAATAG